The following is a genomic window from Staphylococcus saccharolyticus.
ATTTTAAAGCTATTGTTTCAAAATGAGGATAAATATGTGAATCGTACAGCGTTAATTGAAAAATGTTGGGAATCTGAAAATTTCATTGACGATAATACACTTGCTGTAAATATGACTCGATTGCGTAAAAAACTGCTTTCCATAGGATTAACTGACTTTATTGAAACTAAGAAAAATGTTGGATACAGGGTTTAAGTGATATGAAATTAGCATTTATTAAATCAATTCGTAGTGAAATTATAATCATTTTAATGACCTTTTTATTGTTTGCATTGATCTTTTATTTATTTTCCCTACCATTTGAAGCATATGGATTAACTTTAGGAATTATATTACTGATTATCACCATTCGTTGGTGGATAAAATATTTAGGGTTCAAGGAAGAAGATTTAAGAGTTACAGTTCAACATTTGGAAAATGAATTAACACATGTCAAAAATCAACAAATTGAATATCGGAATGATGTTGAAAGCTACTTTCTCACGTGGATACATCAAATCAAAACACCAATCACTGCTACACAACTTTTATTAGAAAGAAATGAAGAAAATGTCGTCAATCGTGTAAGACAGGAAGTTGTTCAAATTGATAATTATACGAGCTTAGCACTAAGTTATTTAAAATTGTTGAATGAAGAGTCAGATATGACAATTTCAAAAGTTAAAGTAGATAACCTTATTCGACCATTAATTTTAAAGTACAGAATTCAATTTATTGAACAACGCACAAACATTCATTATAAAAAAGTTGAAGAAGATATTTTAACTGATGCACAGTGGACGTCAATAATGATTGAGCAAATTTTAAATAACGCTTTAAAATATGCTAGAGGTAAAGACATTTGGATAGACTTTGATGCCACACATCGGATTTTAAAAATTAAAGATAATGGTGTAGGTATTAGTAAAGCAGATGTGCCTAAAATATTCGATAAAGGTTACTCAGGGTATAATGGTAGACTCAATCAAGAATCTAGTGGTATCGGCTTATTTATTGTTAAACATATTGCAAATCATTTGAATTTGGATGTATCAGTGGACTCAGAACTTGGTGTGGAGACAACATTTACAATACATTTTCCTCAAGAGGATTAAGTTAACTTTCAAAATTGTAAGGTTGCCAATGATATTTGTAAGAAATTATAAATGTGATTGGCAATTTTTTATTTTATGATAGTAGGTAAGACGAGAAGGGGGCTTTCGTGATGTTATTAGAGGTTAAAAATGTTAAAAAAGTTTATGGCAGAGGACTCAATACAACGACAGCTTTAAATAATATGAACCTTAAAATAGATAAAGGTGAATTTGTTGCTATCATGGGTGAATCAGGTTCTGGTAAATCCACATTACTAAATCTTATAGCAACTTTTGATCAACTCACTGAAGGTTTTATCACGCTTGATGACACATCTTTTAATCAATTAAGAAATAAGGAAATTGCACGTTTTCGACGAGAAACGATGGGGTTTGTCTTTCAAGATTTCAACGTCTTAAATACATTGTCCAATAAAGATAATATTTTAATGCCACTTGTACTTGCCAATGAACGTTCATCAGTGATGCATCAACGTTTGACTGAATTGAGTGGGCAATTGGGGATTTCAGACTTACTTGAAAAGTATCCCTACGAAATCTCAGGCGGACAAAAACAACGTGTTGCTATTGCACGTGCACTTATTGTTAAGCCAAAGTTACTTCTAGCTGATGAACCAACAGGAGCCCTTGATTCAAAAACTTCTAAAAAACTTATGAAACTATTCAGACAAATCAATCAAGGCTATCAAACCATTTTAATGGTAACACATTCAAATATTGATGCTTCGTATGCAGAGCGTGTGATTTTCATCAAAGATGGTCGTTTATATCATGAATTATATCGTGGAGAAGAATCACAATCAGATTATCAAAAACGTATAGCCGATAGTTTAGCAATGTTGAATGGAGCAGGTGAATAACATGACCTTCAAGATACTGTGGAACATGATTAAACGAGATTTTGTCATTCAACGTCATGTAATCATCCCCTTTATTATTGCCGTTAGTATAATGTTTGGCAAAGAATACATATTGCTATCATTAACGACTAATATTTATTTAAGTCAGCATAACCCAGAATTAAAAATATCAGCAATCATTGGTATCATTTTTATGACAATACTTACATTTATATTTGTCATTTATGCAAATAATTTTGTGATTAATCATAAAAAAAAAGAATTTGCATTAAATATGATTTTAGGTATGGAAAAGAAACATATAAGATTAATTATTTTTATTGAGCTTGCAATTCAATTTTCAATATCTGCGGTACTAAGCATCGTTGGAGGTTACTTATTTGGTGAGCTCTTTTTCATGATATTAAATAAGTTAATCAATGCGCGTTATTCACATTTGTCCGCATATCCTTTTGATATATTATCAATGACTATTACATTAATCATGTTATTTACTTTGATGTTGTTATTATTCATTATTAGTAATTTTAAGATTACATTTAAAAAGTCCTTACAATTAATACGGAGAGGTAAAGAGACAGAGCGACATACATCTAATATTGTTTTAAGTACTCTTTTAATTGTAAGCATACTACTTACTGCTCTAGGTTACTATTTAGCATTAAAGCCTAATACTGCAATTGGTTCAATAGGTATTTTGTTTATAGCAATACTAGCTACTTTTATAGGCACATATTTACTTTTTATTAGTTTAGGAACAATGATTTTAACGGCATTACAAAGAATCAATCATTTCTATTATAAGCCTAATAACTTCTTTTTTATTGCTGGGCTCAATTCTAGAGTGAAATCAAGCGCCATTGGTTTAGCAACGATTTCATTGATTTGTACATTTCTGCTCGTTACTTTTAGTATGACAGTAACTACTTATCGTGATATGGACGAAAGATTCGATCAAGCTTTTAAAAATGATTTTACAGGATATTATAACGGTGACTTTCATCATAATAAAAAGCTCAAACAGAAGATAATAGAGTTAAAAAGGGACATTCACAAAAAGGTACCAACAGACCAATTTAAAGTATTTACTCAAGGTATTATAAATGCAGAGTTACAGGGCGGTGCTTATCATAAAGTATTAGAAAAGCAAACTGTTTCAAATAACTTGTTTAATTTTAGTAGTGGACAACGGCTAAATACGTTTATTTCTATATACAATAAAGAGGACTATAATCAATTTAATAAAAAGATACGGTTAGCGGATAATGAGGTGGCGATGAGTACACATGTTAGCTTATTTAAGAAGATAGAGACATTGAAAATATTCAGCAAAACGTATCATGTGAAATATATTGATGATAGCCTTACAGACAATATTATGTATGTGGATGGCATTAATTTAATTGTTAAAAATCAGCAACAAATGAATCAATTAGTTGATTATTTTGCGAATAATAAGTATGAAGATGTCATCTCAACCCCAAAAAATATTAAAACCACTGTAGAATTTAACGTACTTAATGAAAAAGATAAATCCAATAATTATATAGCTAAGGTGGGTCAGCAACACGACATTGGCTTACAAGCTAAGAAAGATTACTTAACTATATGGAAACAAATTAATTCCAGTTTAGTATTTGTCGGAAGTATAGTTTCTTTGGTGCTACTGATTGGTGTCTTTTTAATGATGTATTATAAACAGGTGTCAGAAGGATATGAGGATAGAGAAGAATATCAAGTGATGAAAAAGGTTGGGTTAGACGAAGCGTTAATTAAAAAAACGATTAATAAGCAAGTTGTTTGGGTATTTTTAATTCCTGTTATAGTTGCAATCATTCATACATTAGTTGCCTCTCGGATTATTTATGCAGTGTTAGGGATTATTGGTCAATACAATTTAGGCTTGTTTGTCTCAAGTTATATGGGTGTGATTGTAACATTTATTGTTATCTATTCACTAATGTATTGGGTTACTTCTCGCATTTATTATATGATGATTAATAGTAGACGCTAATTAGTTTTTGATTAATCAAAAATGACTTCAAAAAAAAGTCTATATAAAATATACTTTTAATTAGTAAGTAAATGAATTCAGCCACTTATAGAGGAGGATACTAATATATGATTCAACGTAAAGGTGAGAAAGTGCTATCTTGGATAGGTATCGTACTAAATTTTATGTATACCGGATTTATTGGATTAATGATTACGATGATGTATCAATCAGACTTTAAAAAGGAGATTTTAACTGAGGCTATCAATCAAGATCCAGATGCGTCAGCACAATATTATCACTCGTATAGTATCATAATGAACATGGGTACAGGATTTATCATATTCCTAATTGTATTGCTAATCATCGCGATTGTGGCAACAATTATAATAAATAAAAATCCAAAACTTGCAGGTATTTTATTATTAATCATAGGTATTATATAGGCATAGTTATAAGTCTTATTGCAGGCATTTTATGGATTATTGCAGGTATTATGCTATTAGCTCGTAAACCACAGAATGATAATGATGACCTCGTTGACGTAGAAAACTGGCAATAAAAATCATCGTCTTGTCATTATTTGCAAAAAGGTACTATCAGCTACGTATCATTAACGATCCAACACCTCAGTTGGGTCGTTTTTGTTTCTTTGAAATGTGTTACTTACTAATTATGTAGTATGAATTTTGAAACAGAATGTTATGAAAAACGAAATTTACATCAAAATATTGAAAGTATAATCTTGCCAATTTGAAATATTACGATGCGCACAACACAATATTTCTTTAAAAATGAAGTTTTAAAAATTATATTTTAGTCTATATATATGTTGCAAACAAAATGACAGGTCAATCATATGAGATTTAAAAATAATACGTTTTTTTATATTTCCTCCATAGATTAAAGTTTATTAAGTGTATTAACATACTCGTTACTGTTGTTTTAGAAATGCAGATTTAATTTTCACAATCATCCAAATCACAAATTTTAAAAAAGGAGGCGCCTTAAAGGATGAATTGGATATCGATCATTTTCTTTATATTAGTTGTATGTGGTATTTCATTATATGCATATATACAATCTAGAAAGGTTAAAACTAATAGTTCGGATGGTTACTTTATGGGAGGTAACAGTCTTACAGGATTTACAGTCGCTTCAACGATTATAATGACTAACTTATCAACTGAACAAATCGTTGGTCAAAATGGACAAAGTTATTCACAAGGTATGGAAGTCATGGCTTGGGAGGTAACAGCAGCAGTTGCAGTGGTGTTATTGGCATGGGTCTTCCTACCGAAGTATCTTAAATACGGTGTGAATACTATTTCAGAGTTTCTTGAATTACGTTATGACACATTTACTAAACTATTTGTATCTATTCTATTTATCTTTACTTATGTAGTGTCATTCCTACCAGTTGTACTTTATTCAGGATCATTGGTCTTTAATAAGATGTTTAAAGTGGATGAATACTTAGGCGTAAGTAGTTCTACGGCTGTCATTATTATTTCCTCAATTATTGGTATTATAGGCATCATCTATTTATTTGTAGGTGGTTTATCTTTAAGTGCATTCAGTGATTCTATTTACGGTATGACTTTAATTATTGGAGGCCTTGCAATTACCATTCTAGGATTAGGACATCTAGGGGACGGTAATTTCTTGCATGGCTTCGACAAAATGGTTCAAGATACACCGGAGAAGTTAAATGGTTTCGGTAAAATCGATTCTGACATCGTACCTTGGCCCACACTATTCTTTGGTATGTTCTTTAATAACTTATTCTTCTGGTGTGCTAATCAAATGATTGTACAAAAAGCGCTAGCTGCAAAAAACTTAAAAGAAGCTCAAAAAGGTGCTATTTACTTGAGTCTCTTTAAAGTTTTTGGTCCATTATTTACAGTATTACCTGGCGTAGTTGCATTTAATTATTTCAATGGCAATATAAAAACTTCAGATAATGCTTATCCAGCGCTTGTTACTTCAGTATTACCTGAATGGACATTTGGTCTGTTTGGTGCCGTTATTTTTGGCGCTATATTAAGTTCTTTTGTCGGATCACTCAACAGTACGACGACATTATTAACTTTAGATTTTTATAAACCAATTTTCGGTAAAAATAAATTAGATAAACATATCGCACGTGTCGGTCATATCGCTACTATTATTATCGGTGTGATAGTTGTTGCACTTGCACCAGTAATTTCATTATTCCCAAGTGGACTATACGCAGTTGTTCAACAATTTAACGGTGTATATAGTATGCCAGTATTAGCACTGATTCTTGTTGCGTTCTTCTCAAAACGTAC
Proteins encoded in this region:
- a CDS encoding sensor histidine kinase; this translates as MKLAFIKSIRSEIIIILMTFLLFALIFYLFSLPFEAYGLTLGIILLIITIRWWIKYLGFKEEDLRVTVQHLENELTHVKNQQIEYRNDVESYFLTWIHQIKTPITATQLLLERNEENVVNRVRQEVVQIDNYTSLALSYLKLLNEESDMTISKVKVDNLIRPLILKYRIQFIEQRTNIHYKKVEEDILTDAQWTSIMIEQILNNALKYARGKDIWIDFDATHRILKIKDNGVGISKADVPKIFDKGYSGYNGRLNQESSGIGLFIVKHIANHLNLDVSVDSELGVETTFTIHFPQED
- a CDS encoding ABC transporter ATP-binding protein, with the protein product MLLEVKNVKKVYGRGLNTTTALNNMNLKIDKGEFVAIMGESGSGKSTLLNLIATFDQLTEGFITLDDTSFNQLRNKEIARFRRETMGFVFQDFNVLNTLSNKDNILMPLVLANERSSVMHQRLTELSGQLGISDLLEKYPYEISGGQKQRVAIARALIVKPKLLLADEPTGALDSKTSKKLMKLFRQINQGYQTILMVTHSNIDASYAERVIFIKDGRLYHELYRGEESQSDYQKRIADSLAMLNGAGE
- a CDS encoding solute:sodium symporter family transporter; the encoded protein is MNWISIIFFILVVCGISLYAYIQSRKVKTNSSDGYFMGGNSLTGFTVASTIIMTNLSTEQIVGQNGQSYSQGMEVMAWEVTAAVAVVLLAWVFLPKYLKYGVNTISEFLELRYDTFTKLFVSILFIFTYVVSFLPVVLYSGSLVFNKMFKVDEYLGVSSSTAVIIISSIIGIIGIIYLFVGGLSLSAFSDSIYGMTLIIGGLAITILGLGHLGDGNFLHGFDKMVQDTPEKLNGFGKIDSDIVPWPTLFFGMFFNNLFFWCANQMIVQKALAAKNLKEAQKGAIYLSLFKVFGPLFTVLPGVVAFNYFNGNIKTSDNAYPALVTSVLPEWTFGLFGAVIFGAILSSFVGSLNSTTTLLTLDFYKPIFGKNKLDKHIARVGHIATIIIGVIVVALAPVISLFPSGLYAVVQQFNGVYSMPVLALILVAFFSKRTSKLGAKVALFTHIILYAIISLVFTQINYLYTFSMLFFVDLFIVLIFNKIKPSSEFDLKTHQAKVDMTPWKYRYVSGIIVLILVVISYIIFSPLVLAK
- a CDS encoding FtsX-like permease family protein — encoded protein: MTFKILWNMIKRDFVIQRHVIIPFIIAVSIMFGKEYILLSLTTNIYLSQHNPELKISAIIGIIFMTILTFIFVIYANNFVINHKKKEFALNMILGMEKKHIRLIIFIELAIQFSISAVLSIVGGYLFGELFFMILNKLINARYSHLSAYPFDILSMTITLIMLFTLMLLLFIISNFKITFKKSLQLIRRGKETERHTSNIVLSTLLIVSILLTALGYYLALKPNTAIGSIGILFIAILATFIGTYLLFISLGTMILTALQRINHFYYKPNNFFFIAGLNSRVKSSAIGLATISLICTFLLVTFSMTVTTYRDMDERFDQAFKNDFTGYYNGDFHHNKKLKQKIIELKRDIHKKVPTDQFKVFTQGIINAELQGGAYHKVLEKQTVSNNLFNFSSGQRLNTFISIYNKEDYNQFNKKIRLADNEVAMSTHVSLFKKIETLKIFSKTYHVKYIDDSLTDNIMYVDGINLIVKNQQQMNQLVDYFANNKYEDVISTPKNIKTTVEFNVLNEKDKSNNYIAKVGQQHDIGLQAKKDYLTIWKQINSSLVFVGSIVSLVLLIGVFLMMYYKQVSEGYEDREEYQVMKKVGLDEALIKKTINKQVVWVFLIPVIVAIIHTLVASRIIYAVLGIIGQYNLGLFVSSYMGVIVTFIVIYSLMYWVTSRIYYMMINSRR